A stretch of DNA from Sylvia atricapilla isolate bSylAtr1 chromosome 3, bSylAtr1.pri, whole genome shotgun sequence:
tgaTAACTGGCGTGGTTTTCTGGTGTGGTCTCTGTTTGACTGTGCAGTAATTTCCTCTACGAATGGCTGTTTCTTTGCCTCACTCCATCACCACCAACAGAAACTGAAAGCTCTGCAAGCCTATGTaagctgtgggagctgcaggacacctgtctttcttctttccttttctgacaGAGAGTTTGCTCTTCGGAAAGtaaggagaggcagaaaaatggaTAGCTTACAAAAGATACTGGATTTCTGCCTGCGCCACCAGACCATTCTGGGTTGCAGCATCATTTCCCTGCTGACAGCTGCCAGCGAGTACATCTTCTCCTCTGTGGTGTTCAAGTGCCCCTGCAATTCTAACAACATGCTGTAtggtttttccttcctcttagCACCTGCTTTCGTCCTCTTTCTGCTTGGGTTCATGGTGAATCCCAGCACATGGCACCTGTTTACAGGCAAGTGCTCTGCGGAGAAGCATCGCGAATACAGTCCCTGGGGaacctctgcctgctgctgccaggtgtTGGTGCCGATGATAGCCAAAGCTTCGGTGGCCCCGCTCACCTGGATAGCGGTGGCCCTGCTTGGAGCCGACTTCTATGAATGTGCAGCCAGCGGGAACAGCCTGATAGCATACTTCTACTGTAAAGATAATGGAACTGACTGCCGAAACCAGCTGCTCAAAGTGCCCTGTGATGAGGAATTATCAGCAAATTTGACAAGTGAACGGCTCAGCCTTCATGCACAGTCCCAGGTAAAACCTCACTGCTCTTATCCTCACACTATGAGCTTCATCCCTCAATGCTCAATGTGTAGTGGTGCCTGACGGTGACTGtaaaaaatccttctctcttctgttaGAAAATGTCATGTGCCAAAAGCACACAGATAGAAAAAATTCACTGGCCAAAAAGCAGTAACAGAAAAGCAATAGGTGTATCTTTACGATACTTTCTGAGTATGGATGTTTCCATGGTAATGGTTTGGCACTGTCATTAACAAAACCTCATGGGCAAGAGACCAGCCTAGAGAATGTGACTTTCCACCATCAATTTTCTTCTCAAGTAACTTAGATGTGGTGTGAgttcttccccttctccactTTTATGTCTCTCAATACTTCAAACTTCTGCAAAGAGGCATCAGTTGAGGGGAAGCTGAGATCACAAACAGAGGGGAATACAATGTCTCCTTGCAACACAGTGGTTGCAAGGAGACatctggaaagagaaacaaataagAACTGCCTGTTTGACTGCAAATCTCAATGCTTGAACCTCTTAATAATTTCACACATGCATTCTACAAGAATAGTTAAAATACATATCTGTCTTGTTAAAGTTTCTAGTTCTTACAGAAAACTGCATGATCAAAATAGTAAGATTTCTgcattgttttttgtttggttctttGGCAGCACTCCAGTTTTGTTTCTACATTTGAAGGAATTTTGTCTTAACTCCAGTAGGAAAATCAGGTTTTGCAGCTCTTTCTCAGAAAAAACATTAATCGTTGGTTAGCAGAATTAAGTTCATATAAGTTTATAATTACTTGGATTATTTTGTAAGATGCTTTTCTGTACAAAgccaagtttaaaaaaaaaaaaaaaaaagtgtttttatttggtAAAAACTTAGCTTGCTGCTACTCCAAGAAAAAGGTGGAAAGAGTGAAACGCTATACCATTGATTTTAGATGGCATAAGAAAGGAGCAAAACTAAGGAAGACTGACTACTACTGACATTGCAGGGGCATCTGAAAGAGACATCCAGtcaaacaaaaattgaaaagtgtgagtgcatttttattactgactactatttttaatatctaatctaCTTTCAACAAAATTAAGacccaaaaccaacacaaaatccTTCTCCTTGAGCACTCAATACtttttcatttgggaaaaaagtcATCCTGAGGCAAAAGAGCATGTTGCAGGATCTCTGCCTGGAGCTTCCAACTAAGTACCCCAGGGTAGAGGAGGGACCAGCATCTACTAGGACACTTGGTTTTGATGAGACTTGTCTAAGGATGGTAAAATCAGGTAGAAAACAAGAATGAATTCCCAGAGTCAATAGCCAAATCTGTGTTCTGCCCACAAAGCATACAGGACACAAACTTTCCTCTGTGTTGTGCAaaactcagctgcttttgcaggCTCAAACATCAGGGAGAGTAGCTACACTCCATGAGAACATAGCCAGTGGGAGCTCTGTTTTGCAGCACAAAGCACACAGAGTGATTCTGCAGCCTCTGTACCATAAATGTGACCACAACTGCAGAAATTGATGGTCAGTATCTTGCCTTAAAAGTAAAGAATGCTGGATCTAACTGAATAAATAACTTCTGTccatcttctctttttctggtaTTCATCCTCAATCTGACAAGATCAGCTGAGGGGTGCAGAAGCTGTGTATGTCTGCCTGAATTGCACACATGGGATCTCCTCTTTTGGCAGCAAGCAGACAGTTACATGCACTCCACAGTGTCTTTGCTTGCAGTTTTCATATTTCTTCAACATTATGTTCTATTCTCCCACATATGGCCATGCAAAAACACCATTAACCTCTGTATCCTTTTTCCAAGCTGGCAGGATGGTTCCTGATAGCCATCATCATGACTGGGGTAGTGATTTCAACATGTGTCAGCCGCTGTTACTCACCGGTCAGCTATCTTCAGCTCAGGCTCTATGAAATTTACTCAAAAATAGAAGAGGAACAGTTTGAGATCAAATCCAAAGAGCATGCAGAGGAGCtggcaaaaataaatacaaatagcTTTTTTGAAGCTGATGACCCAGCACCATTTCATACTCCCAGCACTGAAGAATGGCACAACATTTCAACCTTGTATACCATTAATTCAGAAGCGCCGTATTACAGCTTGTTACACCAGTTTGTGGAcagcaaaaaaggcaaaagcagcaaaagaggCAAGAGCACCAAATTCAAGGAACAAGCTCAGGATCACACTGACTATGCAAATATGAATGAAGCCCAGACAAGCATTTAAGggttgtaaagaaaaaaatcctgtgcaaTGCTGGAAGTCTTTTAACCTTACTGATataagaagaatttttttctctgctcttacTAAAATCTATGCAAGGTGAAAGCTGTTAGTTGTAACCCTCAGGagatttgcttttaattacattttaatccttttgcttaagtacatttaaatgaaagtttTCTTCGGCTGTCCATTAAGAAGAATCGTACGAAAAATAATCAGCATCCACGAAGATCTCAGCATGTATTATTACTCAAATTATTACTGAAAACTTAAAAGCACTTGGCAGGTGAAGTGACAATACAAATCCTTAtcaaagagacaaaagaagGAATGGAAGATTTGATCAAAAATTCAGCTTAGTTTATTACCTCTCTCTTTACAATGAAGCCTTCAGCAACACTTAGAGCAAGctgtagattaaaaaaattagcttgTCTTGAGGCATTAGGCTCATGAATAACATGGTGGTGTGGGTGAAGCTTCTATATTAACACACATTAAAAGCACATTCATACATTTAAGTACATTAAAAATCTGCAATCCGTATTAGCAAAGAGTAATCTTCTAATCAAATAACATCTCattataggaaataaaaatacaagtttcGAGTGAAGGATGATAAAGTTCACTTCTCTTCTGAAGAGCTGTTGTTTAAGAGTGCATTTCCGATATGTAAGTCAGATTGTTTGGTGTGGTCTGTTTGTTTACTCCTCCCAGAAATTCCCTCTTTCTACACaattaaatcagaaattattcagacacacagacaggaaTTCCAAGAAGTGAATTTTTACATTCATttagaaaggaaggaggaagagcgTAATGTAATGAGTTTGGAAGCTTCTTTCTCACTACAATCTAAAAACAACACATCAAGCCAAAACAAGATTTAATTCTCCATGtagaaaagaagttttaaaagatATTCATGGCAGTCACTGACTTGCTCAGtgctcttttccttccaaagaaACTTGATGATTATACAGTaccagggcaggctgggggctgacctCTTAGAGAGCATCTCTGTAGAGAAGGGCCTGGGTGTCTCGGTGGATGGAAGCTGAATatgaggcagcagagctcttgTAGCCAGGAGAGCCAGTGGTGTGCTGTGGTGCACTGGGaagagtgtggccagcaggtcaaggtgATCCTCCCCTCTTCTCAGCCCTGCTGAAGTCACATCTGAAGTGCTGTGTCctgttctgggctcctcaggtcaagaaagacaaggagctaCTGGAGCGGGCTCAGCAGAAGGGCCACAGAGGTGATTTGGGTCTGGAGCATCCCTCCTATAGGATGCCTTAtagaggagatgctgcaggagctgggcctgttcagtccagagcagagaCGACTGAGAGAGGATCTCCTGAATATCTCTCAAAGGTGGGTGGCAAGAGGAGGCTAccagactcttttcagtggtgctcTTTTCAGcaacaggaggaggagaaatggcCACAATATAAAGTACAAGAAGTTTCAGCCCAACTTgagaagaacttctttacattgagggtggcagagcactggcccaggctgcccggggaggtggtggagtctccatctctggaaacaATCCAGACCCATCTGGATGTGTTCCTGTATCACCTGCTCTAGGTTACCCTGCCTTGTCGGGGGGGGTGGACTAGATGACTTTTAGAACTACCCTCCAACCCTAGCAGTTCTGTAAGAGAACAAGGACTATGCAGCTTATTCACTttcaagataaaataaatgattTAATGAAACAGAATATGTAGTTTGTATTgctggaaaaagtaaaaatggcCATTGCcaataaaaagcatttattgtGGTCAGTCATATGTCCATCTCAACCAGCTGGGCTATAACCAGCAAAAACCACGCTGAGGGCACCAGTTCGGCTGACACCAAGGCTGGGTAACAAAGAGTTTAGGTTTTGTTCCCCACAGAATTGCTCACTTAAAGCTCCATTATGCTATGCCACCACTCTACCACACTATTTACACAAACAAAGGGAGAGAGATTTCCATGGGGACTCTACAGGTCTGGTGAGAAGGAAGCCAAGGTAAAAGATGCCCCCACTTAGCCTGATGAAGATATAAACAGActcaggagaaaacagaagaagaggGGTACAAAAAACACTGATAAAATCAAGAGTTAACTCGGGACTGCACTGAACTTAGTTGTTGGTATTTCAGTTGAAAACAAGCATTTTGGTGAGAAGTGGTAAAGCTGGCTTTGTGGGtaggctgctgtgctgggacctGGGGTTTTATGCAACCCTTATTCAGACATCTTGCATTACACCAAACAACTCTCAAGCTTTCCTATAACTTGGATTTCTCTGAGGCTGCTCCTTCTCTACTTCCCACTCATGTTGTGGTAACAAGTCCACTGCCAAGAGGAAGATGTTCAAGAGCTGGTGGTGAAGGCCAGGTAAGAGCAAGAAACACGATCACCAAACACGTTGTGTGGCAATCTCAGAAGTTTAATTCAAGTTTCCTTAGGCAGATACAGATCCACAATGGCTACACATTAAATACATCATGCTTTGTTCAGTTTGGTCACAAGTTCAGGGCTCTTGGAGAGAAGGCTGATGTGAAAAGGCCCATAGCTTGGAGAGACACAAGCACTGCTGCAGTTGTCagagtgctgcagcctggggtgTGCACAGGACTGAACAGGACTGCCAACAGAACTGCATGTggggtgtgcagagctgcaaaGAACACAACCAGCTCCTGCCATCAGTGAACACCCATCCCTCTCTGGTCTCAAAGACAGCAGGATGTTCTGTGTGGAGGACAAGGAATGGCAAAGCATTACACATCAAATCTGGGAGCGAGACATTGCATACAGCATCCCCAGCAGATGAATCCTTTATGGATAACCACAGCCAGGGAAATACAGTGCCTCTAGCAGCCATGCTTTGAAACATTAGTGGCAAGCAAAATGTGAAAAGGTCATCACCTTTGCCTGAAAACAGTTGGTATACAGAGGAATATTTAGCACACACTGAATACTGAGATTAAACTTCCATTAAGCTCAAGAGACTGGCTATGTGAGAAGGAAGGGCAGATCATTTGCATCTTTTTTACCAATATCTATGTCACAACAATGAACATtgccctcccctgctcctcctctttgCTGCCCATATATCTTCACCTTTCTACCAGGTAACTGGTGCAGGTGACTCAGCAAAGGCATTTTTACCCTGCCTTCTTCTTAAACAAAAGGCATAAGATATCCCTCAGCAAGAGTTTCTCCtagtatttctttcatttgttccttctgtgctttctgtCTTCAGGCTTCCCTAAAAGtgtaatttctatttctgtcacaGCATCACCCTTCAGCCTGTCCTGGAGGAAGGAAACTTCTGCAGCTAGGTGAACCTAGCAAGAATCAGGTCTGATCAGTTCAGCAGAGAAATGCCCAGTTTTCCACCCTCCTCCGGTATAATgagcttttttctctctctcgCCACAAGAGGACCCCCTTTCCCAGGGTTCATAGGAAATAGCTATCtagattgttttaaaatagctttCTCAATTCAGCTAATACAAAGGTAATTTATAGACACTGGAATTTGGATGGCACATTACCCTACTTCccagtgctttgcttttttttcagaaccTAAATTGCATGTGCAGACTTATGATAAAATACTTTTGTTAAGTAGTCTTGTATCAGATTCTGTAATTCTGAGACTGATAGATATACATAATACTGCAAGGTTGAGGTTTTTGTCTCATGAAATAGAATATACATGCCAAATAGTTTATTGACAGAAACATTAATCAGCCCAAACATAACCTCCCTGAAGAAGCTGTACAAGTCAGGAATTATCAAATTAtgccctttctttctttctttttctttctctttatttctttctttctttgcaaagaCCTTAACTTTTAGAACAAAATTTGGATTGCCATCTGATTCACTTCTGATGCTTTGGTTTTAACATTATACTCATCATTGTTCTCTCTTTCTGCAGGTACCACGGTAACCTGAGAACATTATTTcacttgaaatatttgcaaagaatCAGCGATGACTCTTACTGGCTATAGCTGTGCAGGGAAGTGTGATAGGCTCCAGGAACAGGGGAGGAACCCAAATGGCCCCTCTGTCCCTCCACTTTAAGGGTCTCCTGGCTTCTTGATCCCACATGGCTTTTGCAGCCAAGTCAGCCACTGAACAGACTGAacagccaggcagggacagtgtGGAGGTGAGCTAATCCATGTGCTGCTCTACCTCAGCATCCAGGTTCAGCCTTGTCCTCTTTTATCTAGATATAGACATTTACCCCAAGAGGTGAAACAATACCGTATTTGCTACTCTTATCTGAACAAGGgatttgttttcctgggcttctgtgaaataacaaaaagggagaaaacagatGTGCACATCCTTACCATTTCCAAGGCACCTCGAATCACCCCACAGAGGAGGTTACAATAGCAAAGTGATGCTCgttctgctggcagctcctccacGAAGTCCTAAGGAGAACTCACTCCCTGTAGCACTAATGCAGCTCACACTGGGGGTGACCCCAAGGTACATCTTGAAAGCAACCTGCAAAAGAATGAAACTCTGCTGCTTAAATGTGCTGCGTGCAAACCAGAGGTGAAACTTTAGAAAGCAGCATCCAGTATTAGCCAATTTTAGcccaggaaaaaagcagcaaaagccagACTGACTGAAGAGCAAGGTACACTTCTCTCTTCTGTGATCAGCCTGAGCCAGCAATGCAAACCTAGAGCgatgtgctgctccaggaaaacacagcagagagctgttCTTCTTTGATGTTGCTACATTTACAACCCCACACGAAGTGCCTTTACTGTTATCACTCACCTGCTTTCAGTCATCTCATACTCCTTTGGGATCATTAGCATCCATATCAGATCATTCACTACCTCACCTGCAGTATTTATAAGCACAACTCAAGATCTCCTACAGCTGGCCGAGTGCgtggcttctttttctttttctttttcctctctgatctCCAtctgcagtcacaaaaaaaaaaaaaaaaaaaaaaaaaaaaaaaaaaaaaaaaaaaaaaaaaaaaaaacagcccacCAAAAACAAGACTTCTAAGACTGCAGACCTTTTTCGTTACACAGAGCactgcttgctttctttccacTGCGGGTGGCCGCTGCCGTAAATGTGCCACATGTGCGGGGCCAGCGGCGGGTCCCCCGCGGTGCCGCTCTCCGGGCAGTGACATCACGGCACGATCCCGGCTGGGCGTGGGCGGGCGGGAGAGCCGCGGGCTGCTCCTCCTCGggagagctctgccctgctgcgCTCCGCCGCCAACGGGGAGAAACTGTCTTGCTTTTCACCTCCTCAGTGAGTACCAGACATGGATGCTTTCCAAACGATCCTCAAGTTCTTTATGAACCGGAAAACCGCTATAGGTTACAGTTTCATGGCGCTGCTGACAATGGGAGGTGAACGCGTCTTTTCTCTTGTTGCTTTCAGATGCCCGTGCAGCAATGAGAACTTCAGGTACGGTTTGGTATTTCTCTTCTCGCCAGCTCTTGTTTTGCTAGTTATTGGATACTTCTTGAACAGCAAGACCTGGAAACTCTTTACAGGGTGCTGGGTGAATCCCAGGAAAATATTCCCCCGAGGGAATGTTTGCCGTTTCTTTTACGTCTTTGGACAAATCACTTTAAATGCTCTGGTAGCCCCAGTGATGTGGCTTTCCGTGGCTTTGCTCAACGGGACTTTTTACGAATGTGCCATGAGTGGCTTGAAAAATCCTGCCTACTTAAACGCAGTTTGCCACAGCAAATCGGAGAAGTGCTTTGAAGAGCTCCACAAGGTAGCCTGTGACAAGAGCTCCCTGCCCTTTTCAGAGAGTGATGAActgaaaagaactgaaatgttcttttcagTCCCAGGTAAGAAAAATTATCAACAAAAAGCATTATCCAGCTTGTGCTGCCGCTGTGACTTATCTGTGGAAGATGCTGATGTCAGATGTTAGGTTAAAATCTCTAGCTTCATGAGAACAATGTTTTGGCAGCCTTGCAAAATACAATCCATGCATCTTTTCGTTCAGTTTGAGCTGTTCCATATTTCTTAGGGGGATCCCACTGGTGGTGGGGTCAATAAGATAAGGAAACCTAAAGTTTCTTTCCTGAATGGAGACTGCtctaaagaagaataaaaagaggaaaaaaaaagcaaacccaactGTGCTGTTTAGGAGGCTGAATTAACAGATGTCGCCCCACTGAACAGTGTGTCCTATTAAAAAATTCATGGCACACTCTGCTATTTGAAATCACTGTGATAACTGTAGGGAAATTTTAGGTCACTACTAGcagaaaaatactggaaaataaaatcagatttgtgaaatgttttctgacaGCCTTAACGCATAGTGTGTTGCTATTTTTATtccaccttttctttctttttctttttttttttttttttttcttttttggaacaTAGCAGTAGAGGAGTAAAACTATTGTCTAGGCCAGTGGCACAAGGCAAGAAAAATTTGTGCTTACAAGGATGTTTTTCCACTCTCTTCCCTTGCTGAGGAAGTAATTCTGGAAGTAGGTCTTTCTTTCAAAACGTTCTTGACAGAATTGTCTCAAAATCGGAAGCTGctacagaaaaaagaagttGAGTGATCCTGGTCAATTAATATAGTTatgttggaggttttttccctaataaaaagaaatcagaaaacaaaacatctaACAGTGGTCGCAGTGTAAAAGGTTGGTGTTCTAGGTTTAAGTTTGAAACCAGGCAGAAACAGCAAACCATGTAATGGTTTCATGTTCACCGCTTTGCCAAACtcagtgtagtggtttgagtgtcaTTGCTGATGTGAGACAGAATTaggaggaaaaaggcaaagcaggCTCAACTTAAAAGTTAAGCAGatcgattttttttttaacacacacactaaaagaagaaaaaaaatgaagtcttCATAACCTTTCTCTTCCCCCCAGTGTTCACTTATCTACAAACAACATagagacaaaacctgtgattttcagtcagtttcaccaTTTGAAAATAGTCTCTCGTCAATTCTTTAGGAGAGGAGCCTCTCTTCGTTTACCATGGAATTTTCCCCCACTGACAACCCAGAACAGTTCTCTTGTGGGTCTCTCTCTCACAGAAATAGCTGCCCAGGAAGAGCCTGTTTCCATGAAGTCTCCTCTCATtagcagtttcccaagctgcttgTGGGTCATGGGAACTTAGGCATCTGGAGTATCACCTTTAAAGATGTACAACTGAAAGTCAAAGAATTCTTCATCTCAAGGAACAGAGatgttttctcatttctttcactGGTGCAGAGGGCTCCTTGTCTCTCTGTTCAAGCATCTCATAAGATCAATATCACTTAGTCCATCACAAAAAACTTTGCTCATAAATCCACACACAAATTCGAACATCTCCCCAAATACACATCTTTCCCATGATTTAAAGGATAATCtactgatttgttaaaaaaatatggatattgatctaataccaatatccaactatgacggacaaagactctctaacagtttgaagttagaaagtgtatgtttattacgacgctggggggcagcgtgcgggatagctcccaaatacacacgcacaatttacagatgctcacagggtctttttatgtacaaaagtcttgaatacccaaaacacaaatgcatattcatgactctggtccatcccattccctgcttcgtatggtaattagccaaaaagcaattaagcatgcgtagtttgttctttgaaattgGTCGGTGGTCTTTTTTATGaggtggggtctcaaaatgatgaagtaagatgcgtcttccccgctttgcctttttaaccttttagtaTTGGTcacacctggatcctgttttctcaagactatctgatttatgatcacattgtgttcttggagtctattgattaagttgacaggtctcttgatttatcggttccttaaatctggcttatgttaaaaaaaagggaagtttacctcaacaatgtctagttagtaaaagggaagtctacgtcagcaatgtccaaaatgtaaagggaagtctatgtcagcaatatctagtttaactaaagtccttaattctttaaaattaatatctcactaCATGTAGAGTTCATTTCCATGGCTTAATAAGAAGTCTAGCTAGCAGGCAACTCCTCCATCCTTCCCCTCATTAGTCTTTCACTCTCTCTCTTTAGCTGACTGTCATGCTGGGTCATTCCTGTGTTCACTCTGTCtctgtcttctctctctctcagaaGAGTTATGCCTTGAAAGCTTCCTGTTGCCAGGGAAAGGTTAAATCTGCCCAGGGTCTGtctctctctgcagctcagggtcGCGCTGCTGTAGCTGGCATCAGGGCGCTGGTGGGGCCTGGAGACACGGCCCGGCCTCCGGCCGCCTTCCCCCCACAGGGGAGCAGCAGCGTGTTTTACACCTGCTAAACACCGatccgggccgggccgagccgtATGTTCAccctcttccccagcctgggaGTCACTGGGCCAGGTGGGCCTCTCTAGAAAAGCCTGGGTCTGGGCAGGCATGGCCGTCCTGGCCCTCCCTCCGGAAAGAGAGAGCCGGGACTGCCCTTCTTACCTCCTCCGAactcaaaaggaaaaggaagtgtCCAGGCTTCCCGGGCTAATTTAAGGCTGTGTGACCCAGAGGTGTATACCTGTATTTAATTGGCCAATCTGGCCATCAATCTTACAAGTCGCTCactagccttttttttttaccatccGTGCTAAACCAACACGGTTGGTTGATGTGGGACTAAAGTTACTTGCCGTTTTTGATTCTGTAGTTCTTCATGATTCAAAATGAATCCTTCTTGTTGGGTACTTTTCTGTAATGCTTTCAGGACTCAGAAAACACTTTACCCTTTGTACCAAGAGACACCAAAAGGAACACTATCGAGAAGCCTCTGTGCTGATGGACTTACTCTTCTCTTCAGTCCCCATTAACATCGATGCCAGCAGCAAATGCAAAGTGTGGCCCCTTTGTCAGACGTTTCTGATTCAAGTTGCATTTTCACTTGGGTCTTTTTAACCTGAAACTGATTTCTTTTGCCTTCCCAGATTTTAGGCTGGTGTGTGATAGTTACCacagctctcctctccctgctaACCActtgctgtgccagctgccagTCCAAAGTCAGCCACCTCCAGCTGATGTTCTGGAGAGTGTACGAGGGCACAGAGAAGGAGCAACTGGAGCAGATTTTCCAGCTGTATGCCACCAAGCTGAGTGAGAGAAACCTGAAGTGCTTTTTGAAAACAAGGAACCAGAGCCCATTTCCCTGGCAGCTTTCCAGGTGTGGGAAGAGGCTTCCTATATTTactctttcagcagcagccaaatttattttcagcttgcaaaaactgaaataattaagaAATGTTATgataaatgtaatggataaattcgtgtatataATATTCTATCAAAggtttggtctattaaaaagctactccaaggcatctccgagattccaatgcctattgtgcaagctgtgaaaccacaacatttgcaacagaaatgacatggccggactggagatggcccattcatcaacGATGGGCgtccacttcacagctgctcgacatctgatatcaatcttgatgggggatccggaggatgatcaaatcagcaccccaaaggagaaatccgggaagactatcaaatcatcttttcatacttacgggaacccctttcaaaacctcgcttggaaataaagagatacatgaatatttggactttcagtggacttagcctcaggataaataaactgtataaaaaccgtagacgagacccagtgtgtgtggtcgaggttggatggtaccgttgttactgtcactctgcccacccagcattcgatcgatgttgtctgatttattgtggctttttaattgaatttggaaaattgctaaatctgttattttgaattggctcctaatcatttataacaatGTCATGCCTTAACATAGCAATAAATGTAATGCCTCAAAATAACAGTATAATGTATGTAAATGCTTGTAAGCTGTGCAGGCCCAGGCACAGTGCtacttctccagctgctgttctACTTAGTATTAGCACTACTAATGATTTAGGTGGTGCCCCTGAGCTATGTGACACTTCCTAAACTTGTAAGAAGGCTGGGTCCACCATAAAGTCAGAATAACCTCCTCAGTTTCACAAAGTGAGGCAATAGACCTCTGGGGGGGAAGG
This window harbors:
- the LOC136359799 gene encoding calcium homeostasis modulator protein 5-like, translating into MDAFQTILKFFMNRKTAIGYSFMALLTMGGERVFSLVAFRCPCSNENFRYGLVFLFSPALVLLVIGYFLNSKTWKLFTGCWVNPRKIFPRGNVCRFFYVFGQITLNALVAPVMWLSVALLNGTFYECAMSGLKNPAYLNAVCHSKSEKCFEELHKVACDKSSLPFSESDELKRTEMFFSVPDFRLVCDSYHSSPLPANHLLCQLPVQSQPPPADVLESVRGHREGATGADFPAVCHQAE